The Rosa rugosa chromosome 1, drRosRugo1.1, whole genome shotgun sequence genomic sequence TAGCAGATAATGCAATCTTGTAGGAAAGATGGGTGTGCAAAGTGAAGGGTTCGACTGAAACCAAACAAAAGAGGTGAAGATTCAATTGCAGCCATTGTCTTATAAATAATTTATTTGCAGGAGCACTGCATACAGCCAAGAAAAATGTATGATAGGAAATAAAATGTATGATGATTAATTACACAGCTCTGTTTATTTTGCCCAGAATGTACATTTTCAACATGAAATGGATGATTCAGTTGTATAGTGAAAGTGGAAAACAGTAATTTCATAAGATGACTCTATTTTGGTATTATTTGACCAGTCTTCCATTATAATATTTTTAAgttactaataataataataataataataatttttttgtaaaaaaaatgaaacgtCTTAAAGTCTAAATAAACTCAATGATCTTTTTTGTATGGAACTACTGTAAGCTGTCCAACCTTATGATTATTTTGAACAATGCAAATCAATAGTTCAAACCGCACTCAAAGGTATGACATTATTAATTTTATAGGAACTTTTATATCAAAAATAATGTTATCTCCGATTATATCTCATATAATATGTAGATGCATCTTTTATCACTATCTTTTATGTAGTGTACaagacaaatatatatatatatgcatttcgATCAGATTGTATTTTATAGTTACAATTTTAACATATGTCTTTTTTATTTGGTCGAAAATAAAGTTTACATGTGTCCCAATCAGCAATCACGTAGTTGATACAAATACAGCTATAAGCAATATGACTAATGGTGACTTGGATCATAAAGACTATGGCGGGGAGGTCACCCTGCCTAaccaaaacaaagaacaaaCGTGTGATTCCAAAACTGCCAAAACAAATACCAACCCGCAAAGCAATGGGCACGTAATAATGCCAACAATTTTGGACAAACCCAGTAAGCCACTCTCTCTCGAACTCTGAGTTATTAACGATAATAATTATTCTACCATGCAGAAGAATAAAACGTTTTAAAATCTAAATAAACTCTATGAAGATCTTTTTTCTATGAAACTATTGTAAGCTGTCAAACCTTATGGTTCTTTTTGAACAAATGCAAATCAATAGTTCAAACAGCACCGGACGGTATGGCATTTTCAATGTGACAGGAGTTTTTGTGAGATCTCTGATTTCACTTATCATGGGTACAAAAACAATCACATAAGCAATCACATAGCTGATCCGTGAGGTCTCTGATACAATTATGAGCAATATGACTGATGGGGACTTGGGTCCAAAAGGTTATGGCGGTGAGGTCACTCTGCCTAACCAAAACAAGGAACAAACGTGCGATTCCGAACCTGCCAAAACAAAAGGCAATGGCCAATGGGCACATGCCCACATGATAATGCATTAATGCCAACAATTTTGTACAAAACCCAGTACGCCTCACTCACATGAAAGCATCAGCAGCCACTAGCCCCATAGGAGTTTCAGGTTTCATCATCGCCATTTTCTTGCCTCAGCTAGATTAAGTGCTTCTGTGAGTCACAAATTTTTCCTAGTTCTCTTGGTCAACACTAGGCTCAAAGCACCCAAGAGAGTTTAATATATTGGTTAACCGTTACGTGTCGAGCATCACCTGGTCCACTTGGTGGTCCCTCACTGCGGGTATGGGAAACGAAACGTTGGCCGTTTCCTTATAGGCACCTGCTCAATCCCCACAGAATGGAGAAGCCGGTGGCTTTTGTTTCGGTGCCTTTTGTGAAAGAGGAGAGAAAAGAGTTGATTTTTGGTGGAGAAAGTGAGAATTTGCATTGAGGAAAGAAAGGGAAATAGGATTTTGGTATGTGAAGGAATAtacataggaaaaaaaaaaaaaaaagttttctggGTATATTCTTTTGCAGAAAGTGAGGAAAAGGATTGAAGTAGAAAGAAAGCTCAACTTTTTCTCATcttgttattgttgttgttgatgtATGGTTTTCAAAAGACTTCGTTAGaaagaagaaaacccagaaaggaAGTATCCAACTTCATTAGCCCCCTCTATAGAATTTGACATACAGCAAACTATAAGTTTGTTATTTCCAGCTGAATTTGAGAAAGGCAGAGGCCCTAGAATTTTGATCTGGGTTTGTGTTTGGTGCTTTTATGAAAAATAGGAATTGGGTTttgatcagaagagaaggagcTGGTGGAATTGGTGTTGTTTGGTGAATGGAAAAATGGATTTCTGGCCGGAATTTCTTGCAAACAGTTGGGGCAAAGAATTTGTGGCAGGAGGATGTGGAGGCATTGCTGGTATAATATCTGGTTATCCACTTGACACTCTTAGGATTTTGCAACAGAATTCAAAGAGTGGCTCTGCCTTTAACATTCTTCGCAATGTCATCTCCAAAGAAGGCCCTACTGCCCTTTACAGGGGCATGGCTGCTCCCTTGGCATCCATTACACTTCAGGTTTTCTATTGTTCCGAGTGTTGTTTTTCCTTTATTGCTTTATTGTAGGTTGCTTAGTTTCATTTTAGtatcttctttttgtttctttcatttGATCAAGAGATTATTGCATTATGACGTACATCCGATTTCTGCATAGCTTTGAATAGTAGGGTGGTAATAGTTAATCCAAGGCTTCATATTCCAGGAGTGAAACCTTATTTTCTTGGATATTAGGAGGATCTAAACATAGGCTACTGCTTGTATTACTATCTCATTTCTTCTATCCCATTTACATACCCTTCATCTCCCTCAAAACAAAATATGCAATATTTCTAAAGTAAACAAAATCTGTTCTATCTGTTCTATGACTTCTATCCTAAAAAATCTTCTTACCCTAATAGCACTTGCGTGTTTTAAATGATGTTTTAGTATGGTACGCGAGTGGTTGGTGACTCGTTGGTGACTTGATGGTGCTGGTACGATTTGTCAATTTTTATGGTCTTTTCGTAATGGTGGAaactgctttttgtttttcttttagacGTGTCACCATCTATAGGGATCATACATTGAGCAATACAGATCTCTTGCTTGCTCAAAAGCAATGACAAACCTTACACTATTGCACATTACTGCTAAGCATTGATCTTATATTCAAAAAATCTATACTTGTGAGTTGTGACACTCACTTTCACTGTTTCCACATCGAGGAAGTGAAGCCAAGCTTAGGAGGAATAATTTCCCATGATGCAgttcttgtttcttcttttaaTAGATGAACTTGTTACTTCTCATTTGCTCTGTTACATAATTGGTTCACCTACTGATCCATTTAGTAATTCCTTTCTCACAAAGCCTGTTAACCAGTTGTGAGGCTGAGACTTGAGAGCCACATGATGGTGTTCTGAAGAACAGTCTTGTTTTGATGGTAACGGGTGATTTCAACTTCTGTAGGCTATAGCTTAAGAATTTAGTTTCTTCTGTAGCAACTCTGACATCAACAACAGTATGAGACTTCTAACCCAACCATATGTCTAAAAATTTTATGCAAATTGATCACATTTTTGGTTTCCTATGTGTGTATATCCTCATGACATGATACAAATTATTTCTGCATTGCAGAATGCTATGGTTTTCCAGTCATACGCCATTCTCTCTCGGGCTCTCGATCCATCAGTGTCCACTAAAGATCCTCCTTCTTACAAAGGTGTTGCTCTAGGAGGGTTCGGGGCAGGTGCTTTGCAGAGTCTAGTCCTCAGCCCAGTAGAACTCATAAAAATCCGGCTTCAGCtgcaaaccaaaacccaaaaggGCCCCAGAGAAGTTGCCAAAAGCATTATGAAAGCAGAGGGGCTAAGAGGATTATATAGAGGCCTGGGCATTACTATTCTTAGGGATGCACCAGCTCATGGTTTGTACTTTTGGACTTATGAGTATATGAGAGAGCAGCTTCATCCCGACTGTAGAAAAACCGGTGAAGAGAGCGTACAAACAATGTTGGTAGCTGGAGGGCTAGCAGGAGTAGCTAGCTGGATTTGTTGTTATCCCTTGGATGTTGTAAAGACCAGATTACAGGCTCAATCTGCGTACCCTCCACCGAAATATACTGGCATAGTTGATTGCTTCAGAAAGAGTGTGAGAGAGGATGGTCTTGCGGTCCTCTGGCGAGGACTAGGAACTGCTGTTTTGAGAGCATTTCTGGTGAATGGTGCTGTTTTTGCGGCTTATGAGATTGCTCTGAGATGCCTTCTCAGCAATGGAAGAATTCCAATAGAGAATGCAATGCCTGAACAGTGAAGGGTTCACTTGCAGCCAATTAAATTGCTGTATAAATAATTTAGTTACAGAAGCCAATCAAGCCATTCAAAAGCAAGAATTTTGTATGATAGATCATTATTCTTGCTGCACAGCTTGAATGCCAAGAATATAAATGTTCAGTAAGAAAGGGTGGATTCAATTGTATTCCAGTAATTAGTAGTAACAATTTTTAGCCCTACAGGATATTGAAATGTTCAAATTCCATGAATGGTCCCATTGCAATCCTCCAATTTGTAGTATCTCACATTCTCACCAATTCTACAGTTTCTACCCTGCTGTTACTATTTTTTTCACACAATGAAATGCAGTGAATATAATCAGATATGGTCCAAAGTAGATTTCCCCTTCATAATTGCCCAGAGAAGCAGACCATATGCCAAGTTACAGAGAATACAGATATCTCCAATAGGTCCAGGTTCAAACCATTCTCTTCTGTCCCCTGACCCGCACTGCCGTTTCCATAATGGTCTAGAAAAGCATATAATCTGAGATTCTGAGCAGCTTGCTTCAGTAAATCGCGAAGTTCGAGATTGTTTTACCCCGCCATCCCGTGACACGAAAAATTGTTGCATGTAACCCGTATAAAACCATTGTTACAGGCTACAAGAATGTCTCCCTTGGCATACGGTTCCTGTATTTGCCGGAGGCCAACTTTTGCTCGAACTTATGAGTGTAGAACTTATACGGTTCCGTTTTTATACCACAAGAAGTGTAGACATCTAGTTCGAGTTATGAGTTATGACTACTACATTGTCATTCACAATGATGGCCTCACAGTGTGAATCATCTCAGAAGAAACCTCAATGCACCCATCAACTACATCAGCTTCCAGGATCTAGGCATCAAAGAAATCGAAAGATAACTCAAATCTTTAAACATAAACGACAGTATTATTCTCATTCATATCAGTAGTTTTATCAAAACTTGGTACAATACAAATTAAGCGAACAAAAATTGCACATTAGACGAAGACACTAGTATACCCTCTATACCACTCTACAAATTAAAACACAACACGCCCATTATGCTTTTTACTAGTTAACCACAAGCAAAGAAAGAGCTACATTACATGACTGACATTCCTAacaccaccatcatcatcatcatcatcaaacaCCTCCGCGCACAAACCCTTCGATTCTGTCCTCACCGAGACTCATACCCGCCATCAGACCCGCCAACCCGGAGCTCGTCTCCACAAGCACATCCGGGTCATTATAGTTCCCCACAGCATCAACAATGCCCCTCACGCGCTTATACGGATCCGGTGACCCGAAAACATCCGACCCAATAAACACTCCATCACAGCCTAATTGCATCATCAGCCCCACGTCAGCCGGCGTCACAATGCCTCCGGAGGCGAATTGGACCACCGGCAGCCGGCCCATTTGCTTGGTCTGCGCCACAAGGTCATACGGCGCTGCAATGCTCTTGGAAAACTTGAAGACTTCGTCGTCGTCCATGTTGTTAAGCATCCTTATCTGCCCCATAATAGACCGGACGTTCCGAACCGTCTGGGCCACATTGCCCGACCCGGATAGATCCCCTTGGGTCCGAATAACCGCGGCCCCTTCTCTGATTCTCCTCAACGCGTCGCCGAGTGTCTCGGCGCCGCAGACGAAGGGGCACCGGAAATTGTGCTTGTTGATGTAATGATCCTCGTCGGCGAAGGCGAGGTACTCGCTCTCGTCGACGTAGTCCACGCCGATGGCTTCGAGGATCTGGGCCTCGACGAAATGGCCGACCCGGGATCTGGCCATGACGGGGATCGAAACGGCGCGTTTGATGTCCTTGACGAGGGAGGGATCGGACATGCGGAGAATGCCGCCTCGGGAGGAGTGGGGCGGGTCGGAGACGATTACGGAGCAGGCGCCGGCCTCCTCGGCGAGCTTGGCTTGATCGGGGTTGGTGACTTCGACGATGGCGCCGCCGCGGAGCATCTGGGCGAGGCCGACCTTGAGGCTGTAGGGGTTCTTTATCTTGGGGTCGGCGACTGCGCCGCTGTTGTAGATGGTGACCGCACCGTCTTGAGCCTCCATGGTGGAAATGGTTGAAGATTTGGGAGAGGATTTCTGGGATTGGGGTGGAGAATTTTGGGGGAGGGGGTTTGATTTAAATTTGAAGAGGTGGGGATTGTCTAGAGAATTCTAGATATGGATGAGGAGGTGAGGGGAGGGTTGGTGTGGGTGTTCTTGAAGTTTCGGTGGGAGTTTCTCGAGTTGTTTGGTCGCTGAAAATGTAGAAATTTCGGTTCCATTCTAAAACTTGCCAAGAATGAAGGAATCTTGCATGGCGTGTACTTTCCCCgttaattaattcttttttttttcttcttaaattTATGTACACAAGTATataaatttaatcaaaaaatTATTATACGATCTAACTACGTGTAGATTATGTTAATGTAATCAAAGtagttgttttttgttttttctttgagaaattttaaatacacacatctaactacttaatacacactcctattattttatatttcaaataagattttataggtaggttaaatgaccaaaacagacatctatcattagggaaaaaaaaaaaaaaaaaaaacagaatcgCGCCTAGACGGCTAAACGTCTTCTTTTCTACGTCTCTTTTCCTAAACCTAGCTTAGACGTTGCAATACATCTCTTTTCTCAAGACCTCGTTCAGCAATCTTCAACAGAGGTATGTATTCTTCATCTTGTTTAACATTCTCATGTTGCTTAATTGTTTCCACTTGTTGAGCACTTAAAGAGTAACCATAGCTTCTGGGTTGATAAATATTCTACCCGTTTTAATGTTAAATTCCTTCTAATCATGTGGTTATGGTGTTGCATCGATTCTTGATTATTAACTTGGGACGTACGTTCATTGAATTTTTGCTTAATATGATGAATTGTTCTCTTTTGCATTTTAGGATATAGAACTTAATTTGGCTCCTTGTTTGCATAGTACTGTAACTTTGTTTCATCCTAATCAATGCTTCGAAGACCTCTGGTCATGCCTCTATTCTATTTGAGCAAGCAGAATTTGACTTGACTTCTAGTAATGCCTCTAATATAGCAAGCCAACCATACAATATTAGAATTTGACTTGACCTAAATTGAATACAATACAACATGATTTCGATACCTAAATTAATAAGTTTGTGAGCATAAGCATGATTCTTGTAACATAGTGCTTTCTTTTGCAATACTCTTACTTGACCTACTACTATTCGGTCAAGAGGAAAAGTTTTGACATCTAACTTTTATTGTATTATAGCATGCTGAAGTCCAACAACACAATGTCTCGACCATATATAGCAGCATTAGAGAAGAATGTTCAcgtgattataccaatgaattcACGACGTACCAGGTAATAATTGTTCAAGTTGGAATTTGGATTGTGAGTTGTTATGTATATTAGGTAGTAAGTCTGTCAcacccctgatttttaacacaaataaaaatcgatatataatctcataattatacatgcgtgaacgttcagtcatcaatacaaaatacctggaaactt encodes the following:
- the LOC133725210 gene encoding pyridoxal 5'-phosphate synthase-like subunit PDX1.2, which produces MEAQDGAVTIYNSGAVADPKIKNPYSLKVGLAQMLRGGAIVEVTNPDQAKLAEEAGACSVIVSDPPHSSRGGILRMSDPSLVKDIKRAVSIPVMARSRVGHFVEAQILEAIGVDYVDESEYLAFADEDHYINKHNFRCPFVCGAETLGDALRRIREGAAVIRTQGDLSGSGNVAQTVRNVRSIMGQIRMLNNMDDDEVFKFSKSIAAPYDLVAQTKQMGRLPVVQFASGGIVTPADVGLMMQLGCDGVFIGSDVFGSPDPYKRVRGIVDAVGNYNDPDVLVETSSGLAGLMAGMSLGEDRIEGFVRGGV
- the LOC133725211 gene encoding mitochondrial arginine transporter BAC2-like — encoded protein: MDFWPEFLANSWGKEFVAGGCGGIAGIISGYPLDTLRILQQNSKSGSAFNILRNVISKEGPTALYRGMAAPLASITLQNAMVFQSYAILSRALDPSVSTKDPPSYKGVALGGFGAGALQSLVLSPVELIKIRLQLQTKTQKGPREVAKSIMKAEGLRGLYRGLGITILRDAPAHGLYFWTYEYMREQLHPDCRKTGEESVQTMLVAGGLAGVASWICCYPLDVVKTRLQAQSAYPPPKYTGIVDCFRKSVREDGLAVLWRGLGTAVLRAFLVNGAVFAAYEIALRCLLSNGRIPIENAMPEQ